Proteins encoded in a region of the Vicia villosa cultivar HV-30 ecotype Madison, WI linkage group LG5, Vvil1.0, whole genome shotgun sequence genome:
- the LOC131604686 gene encoding uncharacterized protein LOC131604686, with the protein MSFPPQQSRFQGPPRKFDPLPTSRSEILKYLVSESLVELRPMPPPLPGKASPRFNPNERCEFHANSPGHTLEKCWAFRHKVQDLIESGEIAFDKPNVKTNPMPHHDGTVNAIEFVTKQEVVQQRSSPIDALKRYLLARGFILEHNEAFKDTLQRLVDQGLIQLKEHPEEKYVAMLEINEPLIIPTQGAKKPLIIPSPMLPCQTSGGMTRSDHIFKTTQSNENLAQASNQTTATPTEEGVPKDKEATNKDAEEFLALIKKSDYRVVDQLQQTPSKISLLSLLVHSEKHQDALMKILNAAHVTKDITVNQFDGMVANLTSGTCLGFSDHELPPQGKEHNKALHISIQCGKAHLSRVLIDTGLSLNVMPKATLDKIALEGLMVRPSRLVVKAFDGSQSPVFGKVDLPVIVGPHTFCINFQLMEIEPAYTCLLEDIFISNLDSYRYIEAGEGALETAFQALEIATAVTLPVEKIRRVVTSWRDLQNLKTEGWGKVLEIQEKKDHLGLGYQLTKITRAAKEEQRFPPIMQTFVTGGYEHVSMISNVDPKEGTSNFI; encoded by the exons ATGTCATTCCCACCTCAACAAAGCAGGTTCCAAGGTCCTCCAAGGAAATTCGATCCTTTGCCCACTTCCAGAAGTGAAATACTAAAATACTTGGTGAGCGAGTCATTGGTAGAGCTCAGGCCTATGCCACCTCCGCTTCCCGGAAAAGCTTCACCTAGGTTCAACCCAAATGAAAGGTGCGAATTTCATGCTAATTCCCCCGGACACACATTGGAAAAATGCTGGGCTTTCAGACACAAGGTTCAGGACTTGATAGAGTCAGGGgaaatcgcctttgacaaacctaatgtgaaaacaaatcccaTGCCTCATCATGATGGCACAGTCAATGCAATCGAGTTCGTTACTAAGCAAGAGGTAGTTCAACAACggagctcccccatagatgcccttaagaggtatctactagCAAGGGGGTTCATCCTAGAACACAACGAGGCTTTTAAGGACACTCTGCAGAGGCTCGTGGATCAAGGACTGATTCAGCTGAAAGAACATCCGGAAGAGAAATATGTGGCTATGCTAGAAATAAACGAGCCGTTGATAATACCCACCCAAGGGGCAAAGAAGCCGTTAATTATCCCCT CACCAATGCTGCCGTGTCAAACATCTGGGGGCATGACTCGTAGCGATCATATATTCAAAACTACACAATCTAATGAGAACTTGGCGCAAGCCAGTAATCAGACTACTGCAACACCAACTGAAGAAGGCGTTCCCAAGGATAAGGAAGCCACTAATAAGGATGCTGAGGAATTCTTAGCATTGAtcaagaagagtgattatagagtggtggaCCAGTTACAACAAACACCATCTAAAATATCACTACTCTCACTACTGGTACACTCCGAGAAGCATCAAGACGCCTTGATGAAGATCTTGAATGCTGCCCATGTGACTAAAGATATCACTGTAAACCAATTCGATGGGATGGTGGCTAATCTCACATCCGGGACGTGTCTGGGATTCAGTGATCATGAACTACCTCCACAAGGGAAGGAGCATAACAAAGCCTTGCACATCTCTATACAATGTGGGAAAGCTCACCTATCAagggttctgattgatacaggtttgtcactaaatgtgatgccaaaagctacCCTCGATAAAATAGCTTTGGAAGGCCTAATGGTCAGACCAAGTCGTCTAGTGGTTAAAGCCTTCGATGGATCACAAAGCCCAGTGTTCGGAAAAGTAGACCTCCCTGTTATAGTCGGTCCTCATactttctgcatcaatttccaattGATGGAGATTGAACCAGCTTACACTTGCTTATTG GAAGACATATTCATTAGTAATCTGGATTCGTACCGATACATCGAGGCTGGAGAAGGGGCATTAGAAACCGCGTTCCAAGCACTAGAGATCGCAACCGCTGTCACACTACCGGTAGAGAAGATACGAAGGGTggtaacatcctggagagatCTGCAAAACTTGAAGACggaaggctggggcaaagtacTAGAAATCCAAGAAAAGAAGGATCATCTGGGGCTAGGATATCAACTAACAAAGATCACGAGAGCTGCAAAGGAGGAACAACGATTCCCTCCGATCATGCAAACTTTTGTTACAGGCGGATATGAACATGTATCTATGATATCTAACGTGGATCCTAAGGAGGGTACATCCAACTTCATCTGA